The following proteins are co-located in the Leptodactylus fuscus isolate aLepFus1 chromosome 8, aLepFus1.hap2, whole genome shotgun sequence genome:
- the LOC142216822 gene encoding gamma-crystallin-3-like, translated as MVKIIFYEDKNFQGRSYECNSDSSDLSSYFNRCNSIRVENGNWILYEHSNYRGHQYFLRRGEYPDFQQWMGYNDSIRSCHLTPQHRGPFRLRVYEKEDFRGQMMEFTEDCPHVFEQFRYNDIHSCHVQDGYWMFYEEPNYRGRQYYLRPGEYRRYTDWGASSARIGSFRRVQHMY; from the exons ATGGTTAAG ATTATCTTCTACGAGGACAAAAACTTCCAAGGTCGCTCCTATGAGTGCAACTCTGATTCTTCTGACCTGTCCTCCTACTTTAACCGTTGTAATTCCATCCGTGTGGAGAACGGAAACTGGATCCTGTATGAGCATTCCAACTACAGAGGACACCAgtacttcctgagaagaggagaGTATCCTGACTTCCAGCAatggatgggctacaatgactccATCAGATCTTGCCATTTAACCCCACAG CATCGTGGACCATTCAGATTGAGGGTTTATGAGAAAGAAGATTTCAGAGGTCAGATGATGGAGTTCACTGAAGATTGTCCTCATGTCTTTGAGCAATTCCGCTACAACGACATCCACTCTTGTCATGTGCAAGATGGATACTGGATGTTCTATGAGGAGCCCAACTACAGAGGACGTCAGTATTACCTGAGACCTGGAGAGTACAGGAGATACACTGACTGGGGAGCTTCCAGTGCCCGAATTGGTTCTTTCAGAAGAGTTCAACATATGtattaa